One genomic segment of Arthrobacter sp. Marseille-P9274 includes these proteins:
- a CDS encoding cupin domain-containing protein, whose translation MLERRGSYAFDYDLHGGSAPVRMQWLFHGRSELPVAVQVWELPPGGTEGMHAHAREDRPLEELYVIMDGTARMHLDGASHDLAAGDALLAPVGSDHDLANTGTGPLRVLVVWGEPGTADYSSFGSWRSANAARNPADGAPTAL comes from the coding sequence ATGCTCGAGCGCCGCGGCAGCTACGCCTTCGACTACGACCTGCATGGCGGCAGCGCGCCCGTGCGCATGCAATGGCTGTTCCACGGCAGGTCCGAACTGCCCGTTGCCGTCCAGGTCTGGGAGCTTCCGCCGGGCGGAACCGAAGGGATGCATGCCCACGCCCGGGAAGACCGGCCGCTTGAGGAGCTCTACGTCATCATGGATGGAACCGCGCGGATGCACCTTGACGGCGCCAGCCATGACCTGGCCGCCGGGGACGCCCTGCTCGCCCCCGTCGGCTCCGACCACGACCTGGCGAACACCGGCACCGGCCCGCTGCGTGTGCTCGTCGTGTGGGGCGAACCCGGCACGGCCGACTATTCGTCCTTCGGCTCCTGGCGGTCCGCCAACGCTGCCCGGAATCCCGCCGACGGCGCGCCGACGGCCCTATGA
- a CDS encoding S-(hydroxymethyl)mycothiol dehydrogenase, whose translation MVHKVKAVVATEKNAPVSIETILVPDPGPGEALVDILTCGVCHTDLHYKQGGIGEDFPYLLGHEATGTVAAIGEGVTEVAVGDRVILNWRAVCGQCRACAKGQPQYCFNTHNATQKMTLEDGTELSPALGIGAFAEKTLVAAGQCTKVDADADPAAVGLLGCGVMAGIGAAINTGEVKRGESVAVIGCGAVGIAAIAGAKLAGATTIIAVDIDDNKIDMAKHLGATHGINSKQQDPVDAIRELTNGFGADVVIEAVGRPETYKQAFYARDLAGRVVLVGVPTPEMTLELPLLDVFGRGGALKSSWYGDCLPSRDFPMLVNHYKQGNLDLDAFVTERITLDQIEEAFNKMHEGKVLRSVVEL comes from the coding sequence ATGGTTCATAAGGTCAAGGCCGTTGTTGCCACAGAGAAGAACGCCCCGGTCAGCATCGAGACGATCCTCGTGCCCGACCCGGGTCCGGGAGAGGCCCTGGTCGACATCCTCACCTGCGGCGTCTGCCACACCGACCTGCACTACAAGCAGGGCGGCATCGGCGAGGACTTCCCCTACCTCCTCGGCCACGAAGCCACCGGCACCGTCGCCGCTATCGGCGAAGGCGTCACCGAAGTCGCCGTCGGTGACCGCGTCATCCTGAACTGGCGCGCCGTCTGCGGCCAGTGCCGCGCCTGCGCCAAGGGCCAGCCGCAGTACTGCTTCAACACCCACAACGCCACCCAAAAAATGACCCTCGAAGACGGCACCGAGCTCTCCCCCGCCCTGGGCATCGGAGCGTTCGCCGAGAAAACCCTCGTCGCCGCCGGCCAGTGCACCAAGGTCGACGCCGACGCCGACCCCGCCGCCGTCGGCCTGCTCGGCTGCGGCGTCATGGCCGGCATCGGCGCCGCGATCAACACCGGCGAGGTCAAACGCGGCGAATCCGTCGCCGTGATCGGCTGCGGCGCCGTCGGCATCGCCGCGATCGCCGGCGCGAAACTCGCCGGCGCGACCACGATCATCGCCGTCGACATCGACGACAACAAGATCGACATGGCCAAACACCTCGGCGCCACCCACGGCATCAACTCCAAACAGCAGGACCCCGTCGACGCCATCCGGGAACTCACCAACGGCTTCGGCGCCGACGTCGTGATCGAGGCCGTCGGCCGCCCGGAAACCTACAAACAGGCCTTCTACGCCCGCGACCTCGCCGGCCGCGTCGTCCTGGTCGGCGTGCCCACCCCGGAGATGACCCTCGAACTGCCCCTGCTCGACGTCTTCGGCCGCGGCGGGGCCCTGAAGTCCTCCTGGTACGGCGACTGCCTGCCCAGCCGGGACTTCCCGATGCTCGTCAACCACTACAAGCAAGGCAACCTCGACCTCGACGCCTTCGTCACCGAACGCATCACCCTCGACCAAATCGAAGAAGCCTTCAACAAAATGCACGAAGGCAAAGTCCTCCGCTCGGTGGTGGAACTGTAG
- a CDS encoding IclR family transcriptional regulator, which yields MADLEVYDDEDTAGQLSRGVQSVDRAIAVLEILRRRGGAGVSEIADEMGVHKSTASRLLASLLQGGMVQQNSERGKYHLGFGILRLANSIPGRLSLVQEARPLLDALAEQYKETVNLAVLRSNYAVNVDQAMGPSSLATHDWIGSLTPLHATSSGKILLAGLSSEQREKIFKETGLPTQTANTITSRRELEKQLMEVVSTGYAVVYEEFEIGLNAVAVPVHDHAGAVIGAISVSGPAFRFKPEEMPDLLEDLKQAGLEISSRMGYAPE from the coding sequence ATGGCAGATCTTGAGGTTTACGACGACGAGGATACCGCTGGGCAGCTGAGCCGCGGCGTGCAGTCCGTGGACCGCGCGATCGCCGTCCTGGAAATCCTGCGCCGGCGCGGCGGCGCAGGCGTGAGCGAAATCGCCGACGAGATGGGCGTGCACAAGTCCACGGCTTCGCGCCTGCTCGCGTCGCTGCTGCAGGGCGGCATGGTCCAGCAGAACTCGGAGCGCGGCAAGTACCACCTCGGCTTCGGCATCCTGCGGCTGGCCAACTCGATCCCCGGCAGGCTCAGTCTGGTCCAGGAGGCCCGCCCCCTGCTGGACGCCCTGGCGGAACAGTACAAGGAGACCGTCAACCTCGCCGTCCTCCGCTCCAATTATGCAGTCAACGTCGACCAGGCCATGGGCCCCTCGTCGCTGGCCACGCATGACTGGATCGGCAGCCTCACTCCGCTGCACGCGACCTCCAGCGGCAAGATCCTGCTGGCCGGGCTCAGCTCGGAGCAGCGCGAGAAGATCTTCAAGGAAACCGGCCTGCCGACGCAGACGGCCAACACCATCACCTCCCGGCGCGAGCTGGAGAAGCAGCTGATGGAGGTCGTCTCCACCGGCTACGCCGTAGTGTACGAGGAATTCGAGATTGGGCTGAACGCCGTCGCCGTCCCCGTCCATGACCACGCCGGCGCGGTCATCGGAGCCATCAGCGTTTCCGGGCCCGCGTTCAGGTTCAAGCCGGAGGAAATGCCGGACCTACTTGAAGACCTGAAGCAGGCCGGGCTGGAAATCAGCTCGCGGATGGGCTACGCCCCGGAGTAA
- a CDS encoding PucR family transcriptional regulator ligand-binding domain-containing protein, with the protein MVIRLTEVLESELVKQASPRIRACKELVETAQVRWVHSSEVLQIAPLLRGEELLLTGGSALLALKPAAQHDYIRSLAERHVSALAIETASVGRPLSADLVQAAEEAGLPLIEFQKVVPFVDVAEEVNRRIVSQQVMALQAADSVSQRIAERLASSGPALQPLLELITESLQIGVQLVDANGEVLEAAGDLPGDSTPDYTEVDVLVGGIVAAKLRMHSRAGVDKDYLKTVGERLTNILALAMSQRHRPTLAQIADTALMRAIVAGAGAAQIRELCRTVGLDLGRPVFMLVFHSFGMAQLQGVTEQALRRCCPGVRTHMDGENLYALVPLRPNGTMTKRSELLEDLRAALADTPVAGVMGPTVTSPVKASWSLTEAKLALSLGPATEFRGNIQDSENLVVERLGARELSGATIERLTQEVLGELMAYDRRKGSSLLETLDQWLTFGCNSTEAAKALFLERQTMHNRLTRAFDLLGGDPRGSGKMAGLHLAVRLARTSLAPEIME; encoded by the coding sequence ATGGTGATCCGCTTGACCGAGGTGCTGGAGAGCGAATTGGTCAAACAGGCCAGTCCCCGCATCCGGGCCTGCAAGGAGTTGGTGGAGACCGCCCAGGTGCGCTGGGTGCATTCAAGCGAGGTCCTCCAGATCGCGCCGCTGTTGAGGGGCGAGGAACTGCTGCTGACCGGAGGCAGCGCGCTGCTCGCGTTGAAACCCGCGGCGCAGCACGACTACATCCGCAGCCTCGCAGAGCGCCATGTCAGCGCGCTGGCGATCGAAACGGCAAGCGTGGGCAGGCCATTGTCGGCAGACCTGGTGCAGGCAGCGGAAGAGGCCGGTCTGCCCCTGATCGAGTTCCAGAAGGTGGTCCCGTTCGTAGACGTCGCCGAAGAAGTGAACCGCCGAATCGTCTCCCAGCAGGTCATGGCCCTTCAGGCAGCCGATTCGGTATCCCAGCGCATTGCGGAACGGCTCGCATCGTCGGGGCCGGCCCTGCAGCCCCTGCTTGAGCTGATCACGGAATCCCTCCAGATTGGAGTCCAGCTCGTAGATGCCAACGGCGAGGTGCTCGAAGCTGCCGGCGATTTACCGGGCGATTCGACACCCGATTACACCGAGGTCGACGTCCTCGTCGGCGGCATCGTGGCGGCCAAGCTCAGGATGCACAGCCGTGCGGGCGTGGACAAGGACTATCTGAAGACCGTGGGGGAGAGGCTCACCAACATCCTCGCCCTGGCCATGTCCCAGCGTCACCGTCCCACCTTGGCGCAGATTGCCGATACCGCCCTGATGCGCGCCATCGTCGCCGGAGCTGGTGCGGCCCAGATCCGGGAGTTGTGCCGGACGGTCGGACTGGACCTTGGCCGGCCCGTGTTCATGCTGGTGTTCCACAGCTTCGGGATGGCCCAACTGCAGGGAGTCACCGAGCAGGCGCTGCGGCGATGCTGTCCCGGCGTGCGAACCCATATGGACGGTGAAAACCTGTACGCGCTCGTCCCGCTCCGGCCAAACGGGACCATGACCAAGCGCTCCGAATTGCTGGAGGACCTGAGGGCTGCCCTTGCTGATACGCCAGTGGCCGGCGTGATGGGACCGACAGTTACCTCGCCGGTGAAGGCGTCCTGGTCCCTCACCGAGGCAAAACTGGCTTTGTCCCTCGGGCCGGCCACCGAGTTCAGGGGCAATATCCAGGACAGCGAGAATCTGGTCGTCGAACGCCTTGGGGCCCGCGAATTGTCGGGAGCTACCATCGAGAGGCTGACCCAGGAAGTGCTGGGCGAGCTGATGGCCTACGACCGGCGGAAGGGGAGCAGCCTGCTGGAGACCCTCGACCAGTGGCTGACTTTCGGGTGTAATTCCACCGAAGCTGCCAAGGCGCTGTTTCTTGAGCGGCAGACCATGCACAACCGGCTGACCAGGGCGTTCGACCTGCTGGGAGGAGATCCGCGGGGTAGCGGCAAAATGGCGGGACTGCACCTGGCTGTGCGGCTGGCACGGACTTCGCTGGCGCCGGAGATCATGGAATGA
- a CDS encoding aromatic ring-hydroxylating dioxygenase subunit alpha: protein MTTEIISESLIATLPGHTYTDAAIFRAEQERIFEQMWFCAIRSSDLDKAGAWKTVQIGRESVLISRTRKGEIRAFYNICRHRGVKLCMEESGEAARSFQCPYHAWTYDFEGKLIAAPNLTKMPDIDRNEYGLAKVHIREYLGYVWVCLADEPPSFEEDVMGAIEERLGDVHAVDGYDVANLKVGRRIRYDVKANWKLIIENFMECYHCATIHPELTEVLPEFADGLAAQYFVGHGAEFGDDVKGFTIDGSEGLDVIPGVGEDQDRRYYAITIKPTVFVNLVPDHVIIHRMFPLSADHTIVECDWLYLPSVVESGKDVTASVELFHRVNMQDFDACERCQPAMASKIYSKGGVLVPSEHHISAFHQWVHGKVGDVQRTGEDLLGITQDTAPLEERAQTIVG from the coding sequence ATGACCACCGAAATCATTTCCGAGAGCCTGATCGCCACGCTGCCCGGGCACACGTATACTGATGCCGCCATTTTCCGGGCCGAGCAGGAGCGGATTTTCGAGCAGATGTGGTTCTGCGCGATCCGCTCGTCGGATCTGGATAAGGCAGGGGCGTGGAAGACGGTGCAGATCGGCCGGGAGTCCGTGCTGATCAGCCGGACGCGCAAGGGCGAGATCCGCGCCTTCTACAACATCTGCCGGCATCGCGGTGTGAAGCTGTGCATGGAGGAATCCGGCGAGGCCGCCCGCTCCTTCCAGTGCCCGTACCACGCCTGGACCTACGACTTCGAGGGCAAGCTCATCGCTGCGCCCAACCTCACCAAGATGCCCGACATCGACCGGAACGAGTACGGCCTGGCCAAGGTCCACATCCGCGAGTACCTGGGCTACGTCTGGGTCTGCCTGGCCGACGAACCGCCCTCCTTCGAAGAAGACGTCATGGGCGCCATCGAAGAGCGCCTCGGTGACGTCCACGCCGTCGACGGCTACGACGTCGCCAACCTGAAAGTCGGCCGGCGGATCAGGTACGACGTGAAGGCCAACTGGAAGCTCATCATCGAAAACTTCATGGAGTGCTACCACTGCGCGACCATCCACCCGGAGCTGACCGAGGTGCTGCCGGAGTTCGCCGACGGCCTGGCCGCACAGTACTTCGTCGGCCACGGCGCGGAATTCGGCGATGACGTCAAGGGCTTCACCATCGACGGCTCCGAGGGCCTGGATGTCATCCCCGGCGTCGGCGAGGACCAGGACCGCCGCTACTACGCGATCACCATCAAGCCCACGGTCTTCGTCAACCTGGTGCCCGACCACGTGATCATCCACCGCATGTTCCCGCTGTCGGCCGACCACACCATCGTCGAGTGCGACTGGCTCTACCTGCCCAGCGTGGTCGAGTCCGGCAAGGACGTCACCGCTTCGGTGGAACTGTTCCACCGCGTGAACATGCAGGACTTCGACGCCTGCGAACGCTGCCAGCCGGCCATGGCCTCCAAGATCTACTCAAAGGGCGGGGTACTCGTCCCCAGCGAACACCACATCAGCGCCTTCCACCAGTGGGTGCACGGCAAGGTCGGCGACGTCCAGCGCACCGGCGAAGACCTGCTGGGCATCACCCAGGACACCGCCCCCCTGGAAGAACGCGCCCAGACCATCGTGGGCTAG
- a CDS encoding cytosine permease, with the protein MSTRSATSSESATHDVEDVLQPVPESARTTKLSGQFWIWAGANVAPINWILGALGINLGLGLVDTMTVLIVGNIIGMVGFGFFVLLGQKTGATGMLLARGAFGRRGAYLPAAIQAIVAVGWSAVNTWVILDLVMALFGMIGWVDPAEQNLVWKIAVAAVIMGIQVGICYRGYSAIAKFERITMPPTILVLVAMSIIAWTQLPIDWSYVGPEGAVLAGGERIAVMSGIMTAIGIGWGIGWFTYAPDYSRFVSKSIAPRKLYLTSVLGQFLPVVWLGLLGASLATMNGSADPGELVVKSFGGLAIPVILLVIHGPIATNIINLYTFGVATQALDVRISRKKISLLVGCFSMCAVILFLFAEDFATILDSWVIAIAAWVSTWGGIMAVHYFIFERKHKNFSYLFMSPRDTHLKAVNPSAIIAFLAGLVMTWLFMYGALPVFQGPIATAMGGVDLSWLAGSLTSATLYFAMGYPRFRSRIKSGVPLGIHAGTSDEKFLAEHGDCEVARHEEVPATVVGGVEGAEGEGREEVRTGAPTS; encoded by the coding sequence ATGAGCACTAGATCAGCAACCAGCTCAGAGAGCGCTACCCACGACGTCGAAGACGTCCTCCAGCCCGTTCCCGAATCGGCCCGCACCACCAAGCTGTCCGGCCAGTTCTGGATCTGGGCCGGTGCCAACGTCGCCCCGATCAACTGGATCCTCGGCGCCCTGGGCATCAACCTGGGCCTCGGCCTCGTGGACACCATGACGGTACTCATCGTCGGCAACATTATCGGAATGGTCGGCTTCGGCTTCTTCGTCCTGCTCGGGCAGAAGACCGGGGCGACCGGCATGCTGCTCGCCCGCGGCGCCTTCGGCCGGCGCGGCGCCTACCTCCCCGCAGCCATCCAGGCGATCGTGGCGGTCGGCTGGTCCGCGGTGAACACGTGGGTCATCCTCGACCTCGTCATGGCCTTGTTCGGCATGATCGGCTGGGTCGACCCGGCCGAGCAGAACCTCGTCTGGAAGATCGCCGTGGCAGCCGTCATCATGGGCATCCAGGTGGGCATTTGCTACCGCGGCTACAGTGCGATCGCCAAGTTCGAACGCATCACCATGCCGCCCACGATCCTGGTCCTCGTCGCCATGTCCATCATCGCCTGGACGCAGCTGCCGATCGACTGGAGCTACGTCGGCCCCGAGGGAGCGGTCCTCGCCGGCGGCGAGCGCATCGCCGTGATGTCCGGCATCATGACCGCCATCGGCATCGGCTGGGGCATCGGCTGGTTCACCTACGCCCCCGATTACTCACGCTTCGTCTCCAAGAGCATCGCCCCCCGCAAGCTGTACCTCACCTCCGTTCTCGGCCAGTTCCTGCCGGTCGTGTGGCTGGGCCTGCTCGGCGCGAGCCTCGCGACGATGAACGGCAGCGCCGACCCGGGCGAACTGGTGGTCAAGAGCTTCGGCGGCCTCGCCATTCCGGTCATCCTGCTCGTCATCCATGGCCCGATCGCCACGAACATCATTAACCTCTACACCTTCGGCGTTGCGACCCAGGCCCTCGACGTCCGGATTTCCCGGAAGAAGATCTCGCTCCTCGTCGGCTGCTTCTCGATGTGCGCGGTGATCCTGTTCCTCTTCGCCGAGGACTTCGCGACCATCCTGGATAGCTGGGTCATCGCGATCGCGGCCTGGGTCTCGACCTGGGGCGGCATCATGGCGGTCCACTACTTCATCTTTGAGCGCAAGCACAAGAACTTCAGCTACCTGTTCATGTCCCCGCGGGACACCCACCTGAAGGCAGTCAACCCGTCGGCCATCATTGCCTTCCTCGCCGGGCTCGTCATGACGTGGCTGTTCATGTACGGCGCACTGCCGGTCTTCCAGGGCCCCATCGCTACGGCGATGGGCGGGGTCGACCTTTCATGGCTGGCCGGCTCGCTCACCTCGGCCACGCTGTACTTCGCCATGGGCTACCCGCGCTTCCGCTCCCGGATCAAGTCCGGCGTGCCGCTGGGCATCCATGCCGGAACCTCGGACGAGAAGTTCCTGGCAGAGCACGGCGACTGCGAGGTCGCCCGGCACGAAGAGGTGCCGGCCACCGTCGTCGGCGGCGTCGAGGGTGCCGAAGGCGAGGGCCGCGAGGAGGTCCGCACGGGGGCTCCCACCTCCTGA